Proteins encoded in a region of the Alphaproteobacteria bacterium genome:
- a CDS encoding type IV secretion system protein, translating to MQKQKNPDFFWRLFCVIFCVAIFCGVFSYSDMAFAGGAPTTQPSEDTYYTGDLFCPYNYDALSGRIAHCIENIVILAAKSFLDTFLPFYEAIVISVLTLAVTIYGAMMLMGSIQRPTGQTFFLLFKIGAIAFLTLQFNGLIDLVFDVLRGMLGIVTNYVTNSTLSACSNTGYLSTFFEFGRNVNDLTAWDKIDCLFMTLLGIGVAQTTAFGLVAILVGVIFTGGVGVLIFILAIMFMITLLFAIIRALKIYLVSVIVIAFLVCVSPLALPAMLFQASRPMFDKWVKNLANFMLVPVFLFAYISMIVAAYDAILFKGPSSLYYAIASEASQEVGFNFRDWLAYGTDGEVRRDANGQAVMLSSGLPWLESGTFVGQDVPGLDAIALMNYRRSCATAADFEAALNSEICELPPGELDTMIDCAINPVVPFEGEELSVEPGESCDSLDGRPYYGFLRNEEVFHFGIAPGIETDLNRRKAARDEESCGMNILCGVKKVAGKMAGWAVNTVKNIIGAVVRVGGWLVQQIGSGIKAVGSFIKDYCNMGTSAPGAVCSATGGAFMVAGSVVHVAGTVGNFSGRVLMNGLAAELEKLLDGWFDVESLDLQKIASYHCKVAQGIADPQSEEYLDCPGPETIIMNMFYVLLTALVVAYLMSRWLNYIPQMGQTLVGGARIDASLPGEARISKAAKVTQTGMDKLLKKRGGGR from the coding sequence ATGCAGAAGCAAAAAAATCCTGATTTTTTCTGGAGACTATTCTGCGTTATTTTCTGCGTCGCAATTTTTTGTGGCGTATTTTCCTATTCAGATATGGCTTTTGCAGGCGGAGCGCCTACAACACAGCCTAGTGAAGACACCTATTACACCGGAGATTTGTTTTGCCCGTATAATTACGATGCACTATCCGGACGCATTGCGCATTGCATTGAAAATATTGTCATTTTGGCGGCAAAAAGCTTCTTAGATACGTTTTTACCATTTTATGAAGCCATTGTAATTTCAGTCTTAACATTGGCCGTTACTATCTATGGTGCCATGATGTTGATGGGCAGTATTCAGCGCCCCACAGGACAAACTTTTTTCCTGCTGTTTAAAATTGGTGCAATTGCGTTTCTGACTCTTCAGTTTAATGGGCTGATTGATTTAGTCTTTGATGTTCTACGTGGTATGCTTGGCATTGTTACGAATTATGTCACGAATAGTACGTTGAGCGCATGTAGTAATACTGGGTATCTTTCAACGTTTTTTGAGTTTGGCCGCAATGTAAACGACTTAACGGCGTGGGATAAAATTGATTGTTTGTTCATGACGTTGCTTGGCATAGGTGTGGCACAAACCACCGCTTTTGGGTTGGTGGCAATTCTTGTAGGTGTGATTTTTACCGGCGGAGTAGGGGTGCTCATATTCATTCTTGCTATCATGTTTATGATCACGCTGCTTTTTGCCATTATTCGCGCATTAAAAATATATCTTGTTTCCGTTATCGTTATTGCGTTTTTGGTTTGTGTGTCCCCTCTGGCGCTTCCAGCAATGCTATTTCAAGCCAGCAGACCAATGTTTGATAAATGGGTGAAGAATCTGGCAAACTTTATGCTGGTTCCGGTTTTTCTTTTTGCATATATCTCCATGATTGTTGCCGCTTATGATGCGATTTTGTTTAAAGGACCCAGCTCTTTATATTACGCTATCGCTAGCGAAGCCTCGCAAGAAGTGGGCTTTAACTTCCGTGACTGGCTGGCTTACGGCACTGACGGTGAGGTCAGAAGAGATGCTAATGGTCAGGCAGTAATGCTATCCAGTGGTCTTCCGTGGTTAGAAAGTGGAACATTCGTAGGTCAGGATGTGCCTGGACTAGATGCAATTGCGCTGATGAATTATCGGCGTAGCTGTGCGACCGCAGCAGATTTTGAAGCGGCACTTAATAGTGAAATTTGTGAGCTTCCGCCTGGAGAGCTCGACACCATGATTGATTGTGCAATTAATCCGGTTGTACCGTTTGAAGGGGAAGAGCTATCTGTAGAACCAGGAGAATCGTGTGATTCATTAGATGGGCGACCTTATTATGGTTTTTTACGTAACGAGGAAGTTTTCCATTTTGGTATAGCACCAGGCATTGAAACTGATTTAAACCGCAGAAAGGCTGCAAGAGACGAAGAATCCTGCGGTATGAACATTTTATGCGGTGTAAAAAAAGTTGCCGGAAAAATGGCTGGTTGGGCTGTTAATACAGTTAAAAACATCATTGGAGCGGTCGTGCGTGTTGGTGGTTGGCTGGTGCAGCAAATTGGATCGGGCATTAAGGCAGTAGGGTCCTTTATTAAAGATTACTGCAATATGGGTACAAGTGCACCAGGGGCGGTATGTAGTGCTACGGGCGGTGCATTTATGGTGGCGGGCTCTGTAGTGCATGTTGCGGGCACAGTAGGGAATTTTTCTGGTCGTGTATTAATGAATGGCCTCGCTGCCGAGCTTGAGAAGCTGCTAGACGGCTGGTTTGATGTGGAATCTTTAGATCTACAAAAAATTGCATCCTATCATTGTAAGGTTGCACAAGGTATTGCCGACCCGCAAAGTGAAGAATATCTTGATTGTCCCGGCCCTGAAACTATTATCATGAATATGTTTTATGTGTTGCTGACCGCGCTTGTTGTGGCGTATTTAATGTCGCGTTGGCTTAATTATATCCCACAAATGGGCCAAACTCTTGTTGGCGGCGCGCGTATAGATGCCAGCCTTCCCGGTGAAGCACGTATTAGTAAAGCCGCGAAAGTTACACAAACGGGTATGGATAAACTACTGAAAAAACGTGGCGGGGGTAGATGA
- a CDS encoding type IV secretion system protein, with protein sequence MMARAYLSSLMRLLFDPKLILFVMMTVLTIDSALAQANQRRTQPRTFSNYGSNGPADPVDEGTPSAGAPGDMIGVTTDGAYVFFTSNFQEEVPLAGRKNMALQLICEEGYFTERVVYCIRNIIDTSVATFLTEFELMLNSYILGLIMLAVTLYGGQVLMGTIESPGPDAFKLLLKIGAVLFFTNALGGFLPMLFPFMETLASYGMSYISEGSQSPFLASCGDSSLGTVSIWRRIDCIVSRLLTGNTVADGTGYRAGILWVLAVAIFWTTFLGPFVFMVMFATFMMIFLLVFRCVFVFLSAYTLLAILTIISPLIIPLVLFKSTEHYFQKWLNQFMSTFVQPLLLFAYMAFVFALIDGLFFKDEPYSLVRVLGVGWETPEVLVGYRDDVLDDMMEVFEEDTGYAPGTPEYQSHREYLENKQRISVIGNSLLVPEQLITIDIGDATEAIENIRSVPVIGGAASAAATGALYVANKGLNSIASTLVPFYVTRIQPEGRTRWGFLVDMLKFFLIVLIFLPLLLRFTKDIPEVIQRLSSSVRTPGMLLPGEKQAVGTVAATKGAVKGAARGAVTGFVNGGKKGAVIEGVQGGYEGARDSYRDATNSSKTSSGKANRAGDANKQNVHANEGGDPSQRALHKGQGGGGGIGIKSLTNAAGKVAKMKGGKGGGQVGGGGKGCGGKGGGKTG encoded by the coding sequence ATGATGGCTAGAGCATATCTTTCTTCCTTGATGCGATTATTGTTTGATCCAAAGCTGATTCTATTTGTGATGATGACAGTGCTAACCATTGATAGCGCATTAGCACAAGCAAACCAGCGCCGCACCCAACCACGCACATTTAGTAATTATGGCTCAAATGGCCCGGCTGATCCAGTAGATGAGGGTACGCCCAGTGCAGGCGCGCCAGGTGATATGATTGGTGTTACAACCGATGGTGCATATGTGTTTTTCACCAGTAACTTCCAAGAAGAAGTGCCATTAGCAGGCCGGAAAAACATGGCATTGCAACTCATTTGTGAAGAAGGATATTTCACAGAGCGGGTAGTCTATTGTATCAGAAACATTATCGATACATCTGTTGCTACCTTTCTTACAGAATTTGAGCTTATGCTCAATAGCTATATTTTGGGGCTAATTATGCTCGCTGTAACACTGTATGGTGGGCAAGTACTTATGGGTACAATAGAAAGCCCGGGGCCTGATGCATTTAAATTATTGTTAAAAATTGGGGCGGTACTGTTTTTCACCAATGCGCTAGGTGGCTTTCTGCCAATGTTATTTCCGTTTATGGAAACATTAGCATCATACGGAATGAGTTATATAAGTGAGGGTTCACAAAGTCCGTTTCTTGCGAGTTGTGGCGATTCAAGCTTAGGTACCGTATCTATATGGCGACGTATTGACTGTATTGTTTCGCGGTTGCTAACAGGAAATACTGTGGCGGATGGTACAGGCTATCGCGCAGGCATTTTGTGGGTGCTTGCTGTGGCGATATTTTGGACAACATTCCTTGGGCCATTTGTGTTCATGGTAATGTTCGCCACTTTTATGATGATTTTCTTGTTGGTATTCCGCTGTGTATTTGTATTTCTATCTGCTTATACATTGCTTGCGATTCTCACCATTATTTCCCCACTAATTATTCCTTTGGTGTTATTTAAATCCACAGAGCATTATTTCCAAAAATGGCTGAATCAATTCATGTCAACATTTGTTCAGCCTTTATTATTATTCGCCTATATGGCATTTGTTTTTGCTTTGATTGATGGCTTGTTCTTTAAAGATGAGCCTTATTCGCTTGTTCGCGTATTAGGCGTTGGCTGGGAAACACCTGAAGTCCTCGTTGGCTATCGCGATGATGTCCTTGATGACATGATGGAGGTGTTTGAAGAAGATACCGGTTATGCTCCAGGCACTCCCGAATATCAATCGCACAGAGAGTATTTAGAAAATAAGCAACGCATATCGGTGATTGGTAATTCATTATTGGTTCCAGAGCAATTAATTACAATTGATATAGGTGATGCTACTGAAGCCATTGAAAACATAAGAAGTGTTCCTGTGATAGGCGGCGCAGCCTCCGCTGCTGCAACTGGCGCATTATATGTGGCTAATAAAGGCTTGAATAGTATAGCAAGTACGCTAGTGCCATTTTATGTTACACGTATACAACCGGAAGGACGAACACGCTGGGGCTTCCTTGTCGATATGTTGAAGTTCTTCCTTATTGTATTGATATTTTTACCTTTATTGTTGCGCTTTACTAAAGACATACCAGAGGTAATTCAACGGCTATCAAGTTCAGTACGCACTCCTGGCATGCTGCTGCCTGGTGAAAAACAGGCTGTAGGTACGGTAGCTGCGACCAAGGGTGCGGTTAAGGGGGCGGCACGTGGTGCCGTCACTGGTTTTGTTAATGGTGGTAAAAAAGGTGCTGTTATTGAAGGTGTGCAAGGGGGGTATGAAGGTGCACGCGACTCCTACCGCGATGCAACAAACAGCTCGAAAACTTCTAGTGGCAAAGCGAATCGCGCAGGCGATGCAAATAAACAAAATGTACACGCTAACGAAGGCGGAGATCCTAGCCAAAGAGCGCTACATAAAGGTCAAGGCGGCGGAGGTGGTATAGGCATTAAATCTCTTACTAATGCTGCCGGGAAAGTGGCCAAAATGAAGGGTGGCAAAGGCGGCGGTCAAGTCGGCGGCGGTGGTAAAGGCTGTGGCGGTAAAGGTGGTGGGAAAACGGGGTAA